A genomic stretch from Bifidobacterium sp. ESL0769 includes:
- a CDS encoding alpha/beta hydrolase has protein sequence MHMPLIDENHYAEVMRDTVLPALAKCREEGWMSPAGVADTAAASAPAQGLAPAASADVANGGNSVNVNSRSTDSASANIASGATHVGMGDAGIGISGAGIDTGPDDEDEQRIMRSKLFGISSLAAPPTPGKLHYVCFDAHKFDALNIDGASAKFRGAIVFSFGFTEFAAKHAEMTWYFLLAGYSVCILEHRGHGYSVRDVSNPSLVWIDDWRRYVADLAKFSQTIGRQYAGDQPMHLYSHSMGGGIGAAMLESFPMLFNRAVLSSPMIEPVTGMPNSIAGPATALASAVGLSRHRAPGQTEFSPTMKLKGYEGAEQSRVQWYFSLRKKDVHYQTNAATFGWVNQALKMSHAILSREACSRIETPILLFQAGRDTWVHNSAQNRFVERVRVESGDVVLERVEPAVHEIFSMPNAILGPYVDRIIDFYGESVEDMVAEEEE, from the coding sequence ATGCATATGCCGTTGATTGACGAGAACCATTACGCCGAGGTGATGCGCGATACCGTGCTGCCGGCGCTCGCGAAATGTCGCGAGGAAGGCTGGATGTCGCCTGCCGGCGTGGCCGATACCGCTGCTGCTTCAGCTCCAGCGCAAGGTTTGGCGCCAGCGGCTAGCGCAGATGTAGCCAATGGTGGTAACAGCGTCAATGTCAATTCCCGTTCTACAGATTCGGCTTCTGCGAATATCGCAAGCGGCGCCACCCACGTCGGTATGGGTGACGCAGGAATCGGCATCAGCGGAGCCGGCATCGACACCGGACCGGACGACGAGGACGAGCAGCGGATCATGCGCAGCAAGCTCTTTGGCATCTCGTCGCTGGCAGCTCCGCCCACGCCCGGCAAATTGCATTACGTTTGTTTTGATGCGCACAAGTTCGACGCCCTTAATATCGATGGTGCCAGCGCCAAGTTCCGTGGGGCCATCGTTTTCTCGTTCGGGTTCACGGAATTCGCGGCCAAGCACGCCGAGATGACATGGTATTTCCTGCTTGCGGGCTACTCCGTTTGTATTCTGGAGCATCGCGGACACGGCTATTCGGTGCGTGACGTCTCGAATCCCTCGCTGGTTTGGATTGACGATTGGCGGCGATATGTCGCGGATCTGGCCAAATTCTCGCAGACCATCGGGCGGCAGTACGCGGGCGACCAGCCAATGCACCTGTATTCGCATTCGATGGGCGGCGGCATCGGGGCGGCGATGCTCGAAAGTTTCCCGATGCTCTTCAACCGTGCCGTACTGTCTTCGCCGATGATTGAGCCGGTGACGGGCATGCCCAATTCCATCGCCGGCCCCGCCACCGCGCTCGCCAGCGCCGTCGGGCTTTCGCGGCATCGTGCGCCCGGCCAGACGGAGTTCTCACCGACCATGAAACTCAAGGGTTACGAGGGTGCCGAGCAGTCGCGCGTGCAATGGTATTTCAGTCTTCGCAAAAAGGACGTGCACTACCAGACGAACGCCGCCACTTTCGGTTGGGTGAACCAAGCGCTCAAGATGTCGCACGCGATTCTTTCGCGCGAGGCCTGCTCGCGCATCGAGACGCCGATCCTGCTCTTCCAGGCCGGCCGCGACACGTGGGTGCACAATTCGGCCCAGAACCGTTTCGTCGAGCGCGTCCGCGTCGAAAGCGGGGACGTGGTGCTGGAACGCGTCGAGCCCGCCGTCCACGAGATCTTCAGCATGCCGAACGCTATCCTCGGTCCTTATGTCGATCGCATCATCGACTTCTACGGCGAATCCGTGGAGGACATGGTCGCCGAAGAAGAGGAATAG
- a CDS encoding leucine-rich repeat domain-containing protein, with protein MSAKKLFVSLAAMLAGTALLLSGGGMAIAGEHQSQAPTAQRQSQAAASHGKAAAQPVPLMPRINPSAAQAGHTPAPAPQGGGIAPRSGCIVGSTTISACFPDPVLAQLVASANSTTVGALLTPAMVTNTTSLQAIGSDKMTSTAPRITDLTGLEVLTNLNSLVLHNQSITDVTPLANLNNLTRIDLAHDRSVAGLPSISSIASLSSLPNVSTILMDYNRVSDLSPISSWHSLQVIGMDGNGISSVGFFSTSSFLNLQALYIMDNQISDVSALSTLRTNPNFLHLDLGGNRITNLSPLSVLTQVKFLDVQFNPITDISALAPLTNLLFLSIRADHLTNFSTLSLFTHLTVLDIADCGISDLTPISGLTEMQTLYACDNNISSLALLSGMTQLYELHAGNEWYTNSGGNTCTNLNQLLPFTHLGVLHMENLHTLTDLTPLQSLPTLTELYLTNDGLTNTQLGKLSVLNNLNVLKADRNAQISNLTPLSGLVRLTTLNLDYDNISDISALRPLTAMNSLHLVNNHVADLTPMSGMTNLLSNVETSNVDISGQTWQLDDGHSLHHVRVQTGKLPDGSYAPLDTAAGSVVPASGYTFDAPSGTVTWANIPASMSSVKAGFSAQSVSLGSAAFPYSGKVTRGIGTLTDHEVTFDTDGGSAVPSENLSDGDTFNEPQTTKAGWHVDHWIEVPSGTTYPFTSGVSPAVLRDLNLKVIWARNMHNVTYDPHGVAWTDRPATPAPVAYDLTIANAPSTAGLAVPVNYHLSGWEYQVAGGAWAPFKFGPSASGTHMPDADITVRPVWTRSTHQLTYSNNGGTWPGMPAPGTVNEGDTVAQPASVSGLVAPSHERLSGWEYSVDGTTWHDFEFAGSANPTAVPGSDFTVRPKWVSLSSSVPPSSSASSSSDPSSSPAPNTGSKPASQTLSKTGVGIEPVAIAMIAALVLSVALGFGLMVFRRREE; from the coding sequence GTGTCTGCAAAGAAACTGTTCGTTTCGCTGGCTGCCATGCTGGCGGGGACGGCACTGTTGCTGTCTGGCGGCGGCATGGCTATTGCTGGTGAGCACCAGTCGCAAGCCCCCACAGCTCAGCGTCAGTCGCAAGCGGCCGCAAGTCATGGCAAGGCAGCGGCTCAGCCAGTGCCGCTCATGCCCCGTATTAATCCGAGTGCTGCTCAGGCTGGCCATACTCCTGCACCGGCTCCACAGGGCGGCGGCATCGCGCCCCGTTCCGGATGCATAGTCGGCTCGACCACCATATCGGCCTGTTTCCCGGACCCGGTGTTGGCCCAGCTCGTCGCGTCCGCGAACTCGACCACGGTAGGTGCTTTGCTTACTCCGGCCATGGTCACCAATACCACGTCCTTGCAGGCCATTGGCTCGGATAAGATGACCAGCACCGCGCCCAGGATTACCGACCTGACTGGTTTGGAGGTACTCACCAATCTCAACTCTCTGGTATTGCACAACCAGAGCATCACTGATGTGACGCCGCTGGCCAATCTCAACAATCTCACTAGGATTGACTTGGCTCACGACAGGAGCGTTGCCGGTTTGCCTAGCATCTCAAGCATCGCTTCTCTTTCCTCGCTTCCCAACGTGAGCACAATCCTGATGGATTACAACAGAGTCAGTGATTTGTCGCCGATCAGCAGCTGGCATTCTCTTCAGGTCATCGGAATGGATGGCAATGGCATTTCGAGCGTAGGGTTTTTCAGCACATCAAGTTTTCTGAATCTTCAAGCACTTTATATTATGGACAACCAGATTAGCGACGTATCTGCGCTGTCGACGCTACGGACGAATCCGAATTTCCTTCACCTGGATCTCGGCGGCAACCGAATCACCAATCTATCTCCGCTAAGCGTACTTACGCAGGTGAAGTTTTTGGATGTTCAGTTCAATCCAATCACCGATATCTCAGCGCTCGCGCCGTTGACGAATCTCCTGTTCCTGAGCATACGAGCGGATCATCTGACCAATTTCTCGACCTTATCGCTTTTCACTCACTTGACCGTTCTGGATATTGCCGATTGCGGCATATCGGATCTTACTCCGATATCGGGTTTGACTGAGATGCAGACGTTGTATGCCTGCGATAACAATATTTCCTCTCTTGCGCTGCTGTCGGGCATGACCCAACTTTATGAGCTGCATGCAGGCAACGAATGGTATACCAATAGCGGTGGCAACACGTGCACGAACCTCAACCAATTGCTTCCCTTCACGCATCTTGGGGTACTGCATATGGAGAATCTACACACGCTCACGGACCTCACGCCGTTACAAAGCCTGCCGACTCTGACCGAGCTGTATCTGACAAATGACGGCCTCACCAATACCCAGCTCGGCAAGCTCAGTGTGCTGAACAACCTGAATGTTCTCAAGGCCGACCGCAATGCGCAGATTTCCAATCTCACCCCGCTCAGCGGCCTGGTAAGGCTCACGACGCTGAACCTCGACTACGACAACATTTCCGATATCTCGGCTTTAAGACCGCTGACCGCCATGAATTCGCTTCATCTGGTCAACAACCACGTCGCCGACCTGACTCCGATGTCTGGTATGACAAATCTTCTGTCGAATGTGGAAACCAGCAACGTTGATATCAGCGGCCAGACCTGGCAGCTTGACGACGGGCATTCGCTCCACCATGTCAGAGTGCAGACCGGCAAATTGCCGGACGGTTCGTACGCTCCGCTCGACACCGCGGCGGGATCGGTGGTGCCGGCGAGCGGGTACACGTTCGATGCGCCGAGCGGCACGGTGACTTGGGCGAACATCCCTGCGTCGATGTCTTCCGTGAAGGCTGGGTTCTCCGCGCAATCGGTCTCCCTCGGCTCCGCGGCTTTTCCTTACAGCGGCAAGGTGACCCGCGGCATAGGAACGTTGACCGATCACGAGGTGACTTTCGACACGGACGGTGGTTCGGCCGTGCCGTCCGAAAATCTGAGCGACGGCGATACGTTCAACGAGCCGCAGACCACGAAAGCGGGCTGGCACGTCGACCATTGGATTGAGGTTCCCAGCGGCACCACCTATCCCTTCACCTCGGGCGTCTCGCCGGCCGTTCTCAGGGACTTGAATTTGAAGGTGATCTGGGCGCGAAATATGCATAACGTGACTTACGATCCGCATGGGGTCGCATGGACTGACAGGCCCGCCACACCGGCTCCGGTCGCCTATGATTTGACTATCGCGAACGCGCCTTCGACGGCTGGTTTGGCGGTTCCTGTGAACTACCATCTTTCGGGCTGGGAATATCAAGTAGCCGGCGGCGCGTGGGCTCCGTTCAAGTTCGGCCCTTCGGCTTCCGGCACGCACATGCCTGATGCCGACATCACCGTCCGCCCGGTCTGGACGAGGAGTACGCACCAGCTGACGTATAGCAACAATGGAGGAACCTGGCCGGGTATGCCTGCGCCGGGTACGGTGAACGAAGGCGATACGGTTGCGCAGCCTGCTTCCGTCTCCGGTTTGGTGGCGCCGAGCCATGAACGGCTCTCCGGTTGGGAATACTCGGTTGATGGTACGACTTGGCATGACTTCGAGTTTGCAGGTTCCGCGAACCCGACGGCGGTGCCGGGTTCTGATTTCACCGTGCGTCCGAAGTGGGTGTCGCTCTCGTCGTCTGTGCCGCCTTCGTCTTCCGCATCTTCGTCGTCCGATCCGTCTTCATCACCAGCTCCGAACACGGGCTCCAAGCCCGCTTCGCAGACCTTGTCAAAGACCGGCGTTGGCATCGAGCCTGTTGCAATCGCGATGATAGCGGCGTTGGTGCTCTCGGTCGCGCTTGGGTTTGGCCTCATGGTTTTTCGCCGACGCGAAGAATAA
- a CDS encoding prolyl oligopeptidase family serine peptidase translates to MTLGKTENNMDLDAQAKAVAEFPGRKARTLRFTGGAPRAVQVIGDGSRALFLRSDGSEDLVTSLWMSVIDSSKIGKDNVENGLSVKEDEGNDSHREVLLADPRELLADADNEDVPAEEKARRERAREGGQGIVSYSVDLAGRRVAFTINGQLFVSEIDEDGDGARTRQIAIGGADDGGENHLSDVTNSHDGGDGTVADSKASSSSSKWLPVLNPRISPDGRHIVYTTGTRLVMVDIADWDDTGFDDAARRSHNHAHPHTCAAEMQDAYEATGDVNDTNASGDRFSTVWSVGNDPSETLKIGLAEFVAGEEMDRYDGFWWAPDSRGLLFEMYDSSPEPMWYISDPANPTKSATGRRYARALTKNAIVRLMLAHLEFEEPNDIAGNGIGNGDDGYNDNCDNDGNCGNGYSDESANASEQAKSGDKTGATHYVGCDVQNVSWDREGYEYVAAVSWKAGHRPLVLVQNRRQTRDQVLEVQSDGRTHVLEEHANDQWIDLVLGTPAFTPDGRLVCALNDMDADTNRLTVDGKPFTPVDWQVRTVLDVSDENVLAVVQRTPHEVSGSANESTVADSRCAAMEIASERGSLPAVPAAWQGGEALHDARSYDVVTIDFDGNITPVTAGPGVWTASRAGNGIVISGHDMVHPGSVMVHALTNISENNRADNVLTKDSGYVTEAAIASYAETPGFTPNTEFVRLGEHRMFTAITRPSASSKFAGAAKLPVLLKPYGGPGFQQVTFSQAGYAESQWWADQGFIVVTADGRGTTGRGPKWDREIFENMKDVTLADQVEAVRALPSVVPDADLNRVAMIGWSYGGFLSALAVLDAPDVIHVACAGAPPTEWTLYDTHYTERYLGLDPAVYERNSIVADAPKLTRPLMLIHGFADDNVSIANSLRLSKALMEAGRPHTYLPLTGITHMTNDPKVAENLLTLQRDFLYDALGMKK, encoded by the coding sequence ATGACTTTGGGCAAGACTGAAAATAACATGGATTTGGATGCGCAGGCAAAGGCGGTTGCGGAGTTTCCGGGGCGGAAGGCGCGGACGTTGCGGTTTACGGGTGGGGCGCCGCGGGCCGTACAGGTGATTGGCGACGGGTCGCGGGCGCTGTTTCTGCGTTCGGACGGATCGGAGGATCTGGTTACTTCGCTTTGGATGAGCGTTATCGATTCGAGCAAAATTGGCAAAGACAACGTCGAGAATGGGCTGAGTGTTAAGGAAGACGAGGGTAACGATTCGCATCGCGAAGTACTGTTGGCAGATCCTCGAGAGCTCCTCGCCGATGCCGACAACGAGGACGTGCCGGCGGAGGAGAAGGCGCGGCGTGAACGTGCGCGCGAAGGCGGACAGGGAATCGTTTCGTATTCCGTGGATTTGGCTGGGCGACGTGTGGCCTTTACGATTAACGGCCAGCTATTTGTCAGCGAGATTGACGAGGACGGCGACGGCGCTCGTACGCGGCAGATTGCGATTGGGGGTGCTGATGATGGCGGCGAAAATCATCTCAGCGATGTTACAAATTCTCATGATGGCGGCGATGGAACGGTTGCCGATTCGAAGGCTTCATCGTCTAGCAGCAAGTGGTTGCCGGTGCTGAATCCGCGGATTTCGCCGGATGGGCGGCATATTGTTTATACGACGGGTACCCGGCTGGTGATGGTGGATATCGCTGATTGGGATGATACAGGATTTGATGATGCGGCTCGTCGGTCTCATAATCATGCGCATCCGCACACTTGTGCGGCCGAGATGCAAGACGCTTACGAAGCTACTGGAGATGTCAACGATACCAACGCTTCCGGCGACAGGTTCAGCACGGTCTGGAGCGTTGGCAATGACCCGAGCGAGACGCTCAAAATCGGATTGGCCGAATTTGTAGCGGGTGAGGAAATGGACCGCTACGACGGCTTCTGGTGGGCTCCGGATTCGCGTGGCCTGCTGTTTGAAATGTACGACAGTTCGCCGGAACCAATGTGGTATATCAGCGATCCGGCCAATCCAACCAAGTCCGCAACTGGCCGCCGTTACGCGCGGGCGCTCACTAAGAACGCCATCGTGCGGCTCATGTTGGCCCATCTTGAATTCGAGGAACCGAATGATATTGCGGGTAATGGAATTGGCAACGGCGATGACGGTTATAACGATAACTGCGACAATGACGGGAATTGCGGAAATGGCTATAGCGACGAAAGCGCCAATGCCAGCGAACAAGCCAAAAGTGGCGACAAAACTGGCGCAACGCATTACGTCGGTTGCGATGTGCAGAACGTTTCGTGGGACCGCGAAGGTTACGAATATGTGGCGGCAGTGAGCTGGAAGGCGGGTCACAGGCCGTTGGTGCTGGTGCAGAACCGTCGGCAGACGCGCGATCAGGTGTTGGAAGTTCAGTCTGACGGGCGCACCCACGTTCTGGAAGAGCATGCCAACGACCAGTGGATTGATCTCGTGCTTGGTACTCCGGCCTTCACGCCGGACGGCCGCTTGGTCTGCGCTTTGAACGATATGGATGCTGATACCAACCGGTTGACCGTTGACGGGAAGCCGTTTACGCCAGTCGATTGGCAGGTACGAACTGTGCTCGACGTCAGTGATGAGAACGTGCTTGCGGTCGTGCAACGCACGCCGCACGAGGTTTCTGGCTCGGCAAATGAAAGCACGGTGGCGGACTCTAGATGTGCAGCTATGGAGATTGCTTCGGAACGCGGCTCGCTTCCGGCTGTTCCCGCGGCTTGGCAGGGTGGCGAAGCGCTGCACGACGCCCGCAGCTATGATGTGGTGACTATTGATTTTGACGGAAACATCACGCCAGTGACCGCTGGTCCGGGTGTGTGGACGGCCAGCCGCGCTGGCAATGGCATCGTCATCTCCGGTCACGATATGGTTCATCCCGGTTCGGTAATGGTGCACGCGTTGACCAATATATCCGAAAATAATCGTGCTGACAACGTACTCACGAAAGACTCCGGTTACGTTACGGAAGCTGCTATCGCCAGCTATGCCGAAACCCCCGGTTTCACGCCGAATACCGAGTTTGTACGGCTGGGCGAGCATCGCATGTTTACCGCCATTACAAGGCCGAGCGCTTCGAGTAAGTTCGCCGGAGCGGCCAAGCTGCCAGTGTTGCTGAAGCCGTACGGCGGTCCCGGGTTTCAGCAGGTCACTTTCTCTCAGGCCGGTTACGCCGAATCGCAATGGTGGGCCGATCAAGGCTTCATCGTGGTCACAGCGGATGGTCGTGGCACCACCGGTCGCGGGCCGAAGTGGGATCGCGAGATTTTCGAAAACATGAAGGATGTGACCTTGGCCGACCAGGTCGAAGCGGTGCGTGCGTTGCCAAGCGTCGTGCCAGACGCCGACCTCAATCGCGTGGCGATGATCGGTTGGTCGTACGGCGGGTTCCTTTCGGCGCTCGCGGTGCTCGATGCTCCTGACGTCATCCATGTGGCCTGCGCCGGTGCGCCGCCGACGGAATGGACGCTTTACGATACGCATTATACCGAGCGTTACCTCGGCCTCGATCCGGCGGTCTATGAACGCAACTCCATCGTTGCCGATGCCCCGAAGCTCACCCGCCCGCTCATGCTCATCCACGGGTTTGCCGACGACAACGTCAGCATCGCCAATTCGCTCCGCCTCTCCAAGGCCTTGATGGAGGCCGGCCGCCCTCACACCTACCTGCCGCTCACGGGCATCACCCACATGACCAATGACCCCAAGGTCGCTGAAAATCTGCTTACTCTCCAGCGCGACTTCCTCTACGATGCACTGGGAATGAAGAAATAA
- a CDS encoding DUF3800 domain-containing protein → MQRELSIFIDESGNEDLPQGVRLFTNAHYIVALVFHDQAININPYITKLEESIDTLSGIAPVEASWAIHSAPLIRGDEIFNQIAMKRRRQLFDAMLNFMHCCGLAGVKARSINVDKRLYCSTPKGGSNYLNKNAIRDAVANHLTNFIRENREYFSNFQQIKIYYDFGQRNLGSIIHDVFEQELSASIVLFKAHVKPENYKLFQAADMVCTLSLLNLKLSENLLTNSDKTFFKGKKAKTEDKLAVEFNKVHSMFVLPTPSPTGYYQEPL, encoded by the coding sequence ATGCAACGTGAATTGAGCATATTTATTGACGAATCAGGCAATGAAGATTTGCCACAGGGGGTTCGTCTCTTTACTAATGCCCATTACATTGTTGCTCTTGTCTTCCATGATCAAGCCATCAATATAAACCCGTATATAACAAAGCTCGAAGAATCAATCGATACTCTTTCCGGAATAGCCCCAGTTGAGGCGAGCTGGGCCATTCATTCCGCACCGTTGATCAGAGGAGATGAAATATTCAATCAGATTGCAATGAAGCGACGCAGACAGCTTTTCGACGCTATGCTCAATTTTATGCACTGCTGCGGATTGGCTGGAGTAAAAGCCCGAAGTATCAATGTCGACAAACGACTATATTGCTCTACTCCAAAAGGTGGCTCAAATTACCTAAACAAGAACGCTATCCGAGATGCGGTTGCCAACCATCTCACTAACTTTATCCGCGAAAATCGTGAATATTTTTCTAATTTCCAGCAAATAAAAATTTACTACGATTTTGGCCAACGAAACCTTGGTAGCATTATTCACGATGTCTTTGAACAAGAGCTGAGCGCGAGCATCGTCCTTTTTAAGGCACATGTCAAACCAGAAAATTATAAGCTGTTCCAAGCTGCAGACATGGTTTGCACCTTATCCTTATTAAATTTGAAACTGAGCGAAAACTTGCTTACCAATTCGGACAAAACCTTTTTCAAAGGCAAAAAGGCTAAGACCGAAGACAAATTAGCCGTAGAATTCAACAAAGTCCATAGTATGTTCGTTCTTCCAACACCTTCACCTACAGGCTATTATCAAGAACCATTGTAA
- a CDS encoding PASTA domain-containing protein: MKFCNKCGHKLDDDQKFCTKCGAPTPSASAGSDVHIPPRNNAPQPSDTVHVPMPQNVPQPQGSTANSGTPAVPDTNAAIPAPPEVTTTAPTAATTAVKTTSKKRLIIIIAAIVAVALVAVGAGFGTYKAQLWGGKTVPNPADLGVVKSSKTHEFTAADVEASLHKRGFKTTIKQTFSAKPKGSFIGYNNIQANKRYSTGNPITVFASNGPGVPQGTHGQSVRKIQKSVASMGVPVHYYKVIVTDQKTPADTVIASYPADGQAVSDTKTGINIGVAEQGNGVGYDIVGQDKNQAQQQYASAGFNVTLKPRFSSKARIGKIVDSNPKPGSEANGGNLTLYYGIDASGFKDAVSGKNAYPNDSYAPADGLVGSAAPVTGKYCTTGSDCIDFTDNSSSPGEMPTTVSSEFPAQKSKDFGKTLLFCGSTQQAYCPTEDGRLQSLYTKGSGAIELAPYQTAIGYECGGVWQEDGGCVNGKFVGLDEPGGLGQMSGATYDMGPLYIYFPVGSDMSKVTGANYFDKDALAQAQKKKAVDTSRPFFIRRDKKLYDKTSIPMTSFSTLNPFAPTFAALSSQKLEPFKPAPSDETAYYLVEGPQLDWGSLPEYVIGGDNSSKDTAKGNDNDKAAQPTTKDPTPDDIVAATTKGDFSPIAGNYCNESNECIALDKTGLLTGNQNEKIPNGKSQLILSTPENTNNTWGSYAYPAKPNAPFVHFHGSDSEAVGSTPTNIIYVFKGSDTSGWYTEGESSIPNPDFNYNAADGITPAPTDRPYLTFLNGHSTTLITPPSKEGVFYLQQ; the protein is encoded by the coding sequence ATGAAGTTCTGCAACAAATGTGGGCATAAGCTCGATGACGATCAGAAATTCTGCACCAAATGCGGGGCACCTACGCCTTCTGCGAGTGCAGGCAGCGACGTGCACATACCCCCGCGCAACAATGCACCGCAACCCTCCGACACGGTCCACGTACCAATGCCGCAAAATGTGCCGCAACCACAGGGAAGTACAGCGAACTCAGGAACGCCGGCAGTGCCAGACACAAATGCTGCAATCCCGGCACCGCCAGAGGTAACAACAACAGCTCCGACAGCAGCAACCACAGCCGTCAAAACAACTAGCAAAAAGCGTCTCATCATTATCATCGCGGCCATCGTAGCGGTCGCGCTGGTAGCGGTAGGGGCGGGCTTCGGCACATACAAAGCCCAACTTTGGGGTGGCAAAACCGTCCCAAACCCAGCCGATCTCGGAGTAGTCAAGTCCAGCAAAACCCACGAATTCACCGCCGCCGACGTCGAAGCTTCATTACATAAACGCGGTTTCAAGACCACCATCAAGCAGACCTTCTCGGCAAAGCCCAAAGGCAGTTTCATCGGATATAACAATATCCAGGCGAACAAGCGCTACAGCACCGGCAATCCGATCACCGTCTTCGCCTCAAACGGCCCCGGCGTACCGCAAGGGACCCACGGCCAGTCCGTACGCAAAATCCAAAAATCCGTCGCCAGCATGGGTGTTCCCGTTCATTATTATAAAGTGATAGTCACCGATCAGAAGACCCCGGCCGACACCGTCATCGCCTCCTACCCTGCCGACGGCCAAGCCGTCTCCGACACCAAAACCGGCATCAACATCGGCGTCGCCGAGCAAGGCAACGGCGTGGGCTACGACATCGTGGGTCAGGACAAGAACCAGGCCCAACAGCAGTATGCGAGCGCCGGCTTCAATGTCACGTTGAAGCCCCGATTCTCATCAAAGGCACGAATCGGCAAAATCGTAGACTCCAACCCCAAGCCCGGCAGCGAGGCCAACGGCGGCAACCTCACCCTCTACTACGGCATCGACGCCAGCGGCTTCAAGGACGCTGTGAGCGGTAAAAACGCATACCCGAATGACTCATACGCTCCAGCCGACGGCCTCGTGGGATCAGCAGCACCCGTGACAGGAAAATACTGCACCACCGGCAGCGATTGCATTGACTTCACCGACAACTCCAGCAGCCCCGGGGAAATGCCGACCACCGTAAGCTCCGAATTCCCCGCTCAGAAAAGCAAAGATTTCGGTAAAACGTTGCTATTCTGCGGGTCAACACAACAGGCGTACTGCCCAACAGAAGATGGCCGGCTTCAATCCCTTTACACGAAGGGTTCCGGCGCGATTGAGCTCGCACCTTATCAGACGGCTATCGGATACGAATGCGGCGGCGTTTGGCAAGAGGACGGCGGATGCGTCAACGGCAAATTCGTCGGATTGGACGAGCCAGGCGGTCTAGGCCAAATGTCTGGGGCCACCTATGATATGGGCCCGCTATACATCTACTTCCCAGTCGGTTCCGATATGTCCAAAGTAACCGGCGCAAATTATTTCGATAAGGATGCGCTTGCACAAGCGCAGAAAAAGAAAGCCGTCGACACCTCACGCCCGTTCTTCATCAGACGCGATAAAAAGCTCTACGACAAGACCAGCATACCGATGACCTCGTTCAGCACACTCAATCCCTTCGCTCCGACGTTTGCCGCTCTCAGCAGTCAGAAGCTGGAACCATTCAAACCCGCACCCAGCGACGAGACTGCGTATTATCTAGTCGAGGGCCCTCAGCTTGACTGGGGCTCGTTGCCGGAGTATGTCATCGGCGGTGACAACAGCAGTAAAGACACAGCGAAAGGCAACGATAACGACAAAGCCGCTCAACCCACCACCAAAGACCCGACGCCTGACGACATTGTGGCAGCCACGACCAAGGGCGACTTTTCGCCGATTGCCGGCAACTATTGCAACGAAAGCAACGAATGCATTGCATTAGATAAAACCGGGTTACTCACCGGCAACCAAAATGAAAAAATCCCCAACGGCAAGAGTCAGCTCATTCTTTCGACCCCGGAAAACACCAATAACACCTGGGGATCGTATGCGTACCCGGCCAAGCCCAATGCGCCCTTCGTGCACTTCCACGGGTCAGACAGCGAAGCGGTGGGTTCTACTCCGACCAACATCATCTACGTCTTCAAAGGTTCGGACACGTCCGGGTGGTACACGGAAGGCGAATCGTCGATACCGAATCCGGACTTCAACTACAACGCGGCCGACGGTATCACCCCTGCGCCCACCGACAGGCCGTACCTGACCTTCCTCAACGGCCATAGCACCACGTTGATAACCCCACCTTCAAAGGAAGGCGTCTTCTATCTGCAACAATGA